In a genomic window of Dehalococcoidales bacterium:
- the ispE gene encoding 4-(cytidine 5'-diphospho)-2-C-methyl-D-erythritol kinase: MFTLKAPAKINLTLEVLEKRKDGYHEITSIIQTISLADILEFQPAEKFVFHCDNSEWKAEKSLVSRAAILFASNTDARCGARINIQKKIPLSAGLGGESSAAAITLVGLNHLLHTELLPGDLYHLAEQLGSDVPFFLTGGTALVSGRGEKVSPLPSLPHHWVILLVPPEMETPGKTEKMYSLLKPIYFTSGLITDSFISSLTLGKMKTLPELYNVFDEVAGEMFERIEWHKEQFYLAGAKSVNMAGSGPVLFSLEEDESRAEQITQRLSERGLKAILTHTLDSNGHDFI, translated from the coding sequence GTGTTTACGTTAAAAGCACCGGCAAAAATCAACCTGACTCTGGAAGTGCTCGAGAAACGCAAAGATGGATACCACGAGATCACAAGTATTATCCAGACTATTTCTTTGGCAGATATCCTGGAGTTCCAACCGGCAGAAAAATTTGTTTTCCATTGTGATAATTCAGAATGGAAAGCTGAAAAAAGCCTTGTATCCAGGGCGGCAATTTTATTCGCTTCGAATACTGACGCTCGCTGTGGAGCCCGTATCAACATTCAAAAAAAAATTCCCCTGTCTGCCGGGCTAGGAGGCGAAAGCAGTGCGGCGGCTATTACTCTGGTAGGGCTAAACCATTTATTACATACTGAACTGCTGCCTGGCGACCTGTACCACTTGGCTGAGCAGCTGGGTAGCGATGTTCCTTTCTTCTTGACAGGGGGCACCGCGTTGGTTTCGGGACGGGGTGAAAAAGTAAGCCCACTGCCTTCCTTGCCTCATCACTGGGTTATTTTGCTTGTTCCACCGGAAATGGAGACGCCAGGTAAAACCGAGAAGATGTATTCATTACTGAAACCGATATATTTTACCTCCGGCTTGATAACAGACAGTTTCATCTCCTCTCTAACGTTGGGAAAAATGAAAACACTGCCCGAGCTTTACAATGTATTTGACGAGGTAGCAGGGGAGATGTTTGAAAGGATTGAATGGCACAAAGAGCAATTTTATCTGGCAGGAGCAAAATCCGTAAACATGGCAGGTTCAGGGCCGGTCCTCTTTTCTCTGGAAGAAGATGAAAGCCGGGCAGAGCAAATCACACAGCGTTTGAGCGAACGCGGCTTAAAGGCTATATTGACGCATACGCTTGATTCCAACGGGCACGATTTTATCTAG
- a CDS encoding CCA tRNA nucleotidyltransferase, with amino-acid sequence MESSDRANIISRLSSSLPGEILHLLNQAGTYCTRRGERLYIAGGMVRDLLLGLPGKDIDLVVEGDSHSLTLEIADHFPSKITLHERFRTAKLSIKGFTVDIAAARKELYTHPGALPLVQAGTLKDDLKRRDFTINAMAVVISGEEYGQLIDPLGGLTDLKAGVIRILHPVSFRDDPTRIFRAIRYEQRFGFKIEPGTLVLIEEYKKFIRSLSPDRLRYEFECIFNEQNPEEILIRAFRLSVLAEIFTGLLVDEITIQWFKTAKGNHPGQTVPASLYLSLLFCRLNSSDTQTAINRLNLPNDMAKIVFDTCKLMKIQEGLNKTELKQSEICHLLTNLHPLAIEAGAITSSNPIVKERLKLYLTKLRYIKPILSGEDLIKLGYSPDAAIGRALLNIKEGRLNGIISTREEEILLAKNLLKNNECTDKQT; translated from the coding sequence ATGGAATCATCAGACAGAGCAAATATCATATCACGACTCAGTTCGAGCCTCCCGGGAGAAATCCTGCATTTACTCAATCAAGCTGGCACTTATTGTACCAGGCGCGGCGAACGGCTCTACATTGCCGGGGGCATGGTCCGGGATTTACTTCTCGGCCTGCCAGGTAAGGATATAGATCTGGTTGTGGAGGGAGATTCACACTCACTGACACTGGAAATTGCTGATCATTTCCCAAGTAAAATAACCCTGCATGAGCGTTTCAGGACTGCAAAACTCAGTATAAAAGGCTTCACTGTAGACATCGCTGCTGCCCGTAAAGAACTTTATACACACCCGGGAGCGCTCCCGCTGGTGCAAGCCGGAACACTCAAAGATGATCTCAAGCGGCGGGATTTTACAATCAACGCAATGGCTGTAGTCATATCAGGAGAAGAATACGGCCAGCTGATTGATCCGCTGGGAGGCCTCACCGATCTAAAGGCAGGCGTTATTCGCATACTTCACCCCGTGAGCTTTAGAGATGACCCCACCCGTATATTTCGAGCGATCCGCTACGAGCAAAGGTTTGGTTTTAAAATTGAGCCGGGTACCTTGGTACTAATAGAAGAGTATAAAAAATTCATCCGTTCCCTTTCCCCAGACCGCCTGAGGTATGAGTTTGAATGTATTTTTAATGAGCAAAATCCAGAAGAAATTCTTATCAGGGCTTTTCGTCTATCAGTATTGGCAGAAATATTCACGGGTTTGCTTGTAGATGAAATAACAATACAATGGTTTAAAACCGCAAAGGGAAACCACCCCGGGCAAACCGTCCCTGCAAGCCTTTACTTATCATTACTATTCTGTCGATTAAATTCATCAGATACACAAACCGCGATCAACCGACTCAACCTTCCCAATGACATGGCAAAAATTGTTTTCGATACATGCAAGTTGATGAAAATACAGGAAGGTTTGAATAAAACAGAGTTGAAACAATCTGAAATCTGCCACTTGCTCACCAATCTGCATCCCCTGGCTATTGAAGCTGGCGCTATTACATCATCGAACCCGATTGTTAAAGAGCGCCTTAAGCTGTATCTAACCAAGCTTCGCTACATCAAGCCAATCCTCAGTGGAGAAGATTTAATTAAACTAGGTTACTCTCCCGATGCAGCTATAGGGCGAGCATTGCTGAATATTAAGGAAGGTCGCCTGAATGGAATTATATCTACCCGCGAAGAAGAGATCCTCCTTGCTAAAAATTTGCTGAAAAACAACGAATGTACCGATAAACAAACTTGA
- a CDS encoding manganese efflux pump MntP family protein, translating to MPQIDFGYLLLIALGLSADCFAVSLGIGASSNRVSIPALLRVGTSFSLFQGLMPVIGWLLGKSVLSVLSSITGWIAFVLLAIIGGRMLWEGISNTGQAKKPGDYTRGLLLVGLAVATSIDAMAAGLSFALIEVPLLSACLVIGATAFIASVTGYVLGNRSSQLLGRWAEILGGILLVGIGVHMMISSL from the coding sequence ATGCCCCAAATTGATTTTGGCTACCTGTTATTGATCGCGCTTGGTCTCAGCGCCGATTGCTTTGCGGTTTCTTTGGGTATAGGTGCCTCCAGTAACCGGGTTTCTATCCCTGCGTTACTAAGAGTTGGCACAAGCTTCTCGCTGTTCCAGGGTTTAATGCCGGTTATTGGCTGGCTCTTGGGCAAGAGTGTATTATCAGTACTCTCCTCGATCACCGGCTGGATCGCTTTCGTACTTCTGGCCATCATCGGGGGACGCATGCTCTGGGAAGGCATATCAAATACAGGTCAGGCAAAAAAACCGGGAGATTATACCAGAGGTTTACTACTGGTTGGTTTGGCTGTTGCTACTAGTATTGATGCCATGGCAGCAGGGTTGAGTTTTGCCCTGATCGAGGTGCCCCTACTCAGCGCCTGCCTTGTTATTGGCGCCACCGCTTTTATTGCTTCGGTAACCGGTTATGTATTGGGTAATCGCTCCAGCCAACTACTGGGGCGATGGGCTGAAATTTTGGGCGGAATATTATTAGTCGGCATCGGCGTGCATATGATGATAAGTTCTCTGTAA
- a CDS encoding transcriptional regulator: MERPTSELDHFPRLLRVYQILADSKEGVTAKTLSKNLEVNVRTVYRDIKELEQAGVPIWEEQSRYRISNKHFLPPLNLTVPEAIQVFLSLRLLLQYARRNSVDVASLFLKLKKIVPVPLQDEIAKTSRWMQDLPSNPRLNRNISLLAQSWVSRLRAKILYKSLDAETATSRMIEPYFIEPAASGRSCYVIAYCLLKKEIRTFKVERIQSVHITEEKYEIPKEFDANRYLSPSLGIMVTSDELTKIKLRFKQKIARIIEESVWHPSQKLVNNEDGSLTMTMEINESPELVKWVLGWGDSVEVVSPDWLRDDIKNQTARMAAVYSKTKHF; the protein is encoded by the coding sequence ATGGAGCGCCCAACAAGCGAATTGGATCATTTCCCCAGGCTGTTAAGAGTCTACCAGATACTCGCCGATAGTAAAGAAGGAGTTACCGCGAAGACATTGTCCAAAAATTTAGAGGTTAATGTACGCACAGTCTATCGAGATATCAAAGAACTGGAACAGGCAGGAGTCCCTATTTGGGAGGAGCAATCCAGGTATCGTATCAGCAACAAGCATTTTCTGCCGCCGCTAAACCTGACAGTGCCGGAAGCAATCCAGGTTTTCCTTTCATTGCGGTTGCTGTTGCAGTATGCACGGCGAAACAGTGTTGACGTGGCCAGCCTGTTTCTTAAATTAAAGAAGATTGTACCTGTGCCGTTGCAGGATGAAATCGCCAAAACTTCGCGGTGGATGCAGGATTTGCCATCAAATCCGCGGCTGAACCGTAATATTTCATTGTTGGCACAATCCTGGGTTTCCCGCTTAAGGGCAAAAATATTATATAAGTCTCTTGACGCTGAGACTGCTACGAGCCGTATGATAGAGCCTTATTTCATAGAGCCTGCAGCCAGCGGGCGCTCATGTTATGTAATTGCATATTGCCTGTTGAAGAAAGAGATCCGTACCTTTAAAGTAGAAAGAATTCAGAGTGTTCATATAACTGAAGAAAAGTACGAGATTCCCAAAGAATTCGATGCTAATCGTTATCTTAGTCCGTCACTCGGCATCATGGTAACCAGTGATGAATTGACAAAAATCAAACTCAGGTTCAAACAGAAGATTGCACGCATTATCGAGGAATCTGTTTGGCATCCATCTCAGAAACTGGTTAATAACGAAGACGGATCTCTTACAATGACGATGGAAATAAACGAATCTCCTGAATTGGTAAAATGGGTACTTGGATGGGGGGACAGCGTTGAAGTGGTTTCGCCGGACTGGCTTCGGGATGATATAAAAAACCAGACAGCCAGGATGGCTGCTGTCTATTCTAAAACAAAACATTTTTGA
- a CDS encoding ribonuclease H-like domain-containing protein — translation MQDAYIDIETTGLSSMSCSITVVGIYRVDQAESQLVQLVGNNITRASIEQAVCGVDTIYTYNGQRFDLPFIYDALGLDLNQHCRSHRDLMFDCWRHNLYGGLKKVEVKLGISRQIEGIGGWEAVLLWRRYQQYGDTQALDTLLKYNAEDVMNLKILKEKLDSINRV, via the coding sequence ATGCAGGATGCGTATATAGATATTGAAACCACTGGACTTTCTTCTATGTCTTGCTCGATAACAGTGGTGGGTATTTATCGTGTGGACCAGGCCGAGAGTCAGCTGGTTCAGCTGGTTGGAAATAATATTACCCGCGCCAGTATTGAGCAAGCGGTCTGTGGAGTAGATACGATTTATACTTATAATGGGCAAAGGTTTGATCTGCCCTTTATCTACGATGCTTTGGGACTGGATTTAAACCAGCATTGCCGGTCTCATCGGGATTTGATGTTTGACTGTTGGCGTCATAACCTTTATGGAGGGCTAAAAAAGGTAGAAGTTAAGCTGGGCATCTCCCGCCAAATAGAGGGAATCGGTGGATGGGAAGCAGTATTGCTCTGGCGGCGCTACCAACAGTACGGTGATACCCAGGCACTAGATACCTTGCTCAAGTATAACGCCGAAGACGTAATGAACCTGAAAATACTGAAAGAAAAACTCGATTCTATAAACCGAGTTTAG
- a CDS encoding sulfite oxidase-like oxidoreductase translates to MEKPKRIISPEVLRKDRIPPGQSVYDDLPILHEGIIPNIKLAEWTIETSGLVKNPLRLSLNDLVLLPQIELFCDVHCVEGWSKLDTSWVGVWAGTLADKTMIDPKARFVIIHAAGGFTTNLPLKDFLREDVILAMVKDGDVLEAEHGGPVRLIVPHLYFWKSAKWVTGIEFVEKDQPGFWEKAGYHNHGDPWIEERFSPERARQKNKA, encoded by the coding sequence ATGGAAAAACCAAAACGCATCATCAGCCCTGAAGTACTCAGAAAGGACAGAATTCCACCCGGGCAATCTGTCTATGATGATCTGCCAATACTTCATGAAGGTATTATACCCAACATCAAACTTGCAGAATGGACTATTGAAACTTCCGGTCTGGTAAAAAATCCTCTTCGATTAAGCCTGAACGATCTAGTGTTACTGCCGCAGATCGAGCTTTTTTGCGACGTTCATTGTGTAGAAGGCTGGTCAAAGCTTGACACTAGCTGGGTTGGTGTTTGGGCGGGGACTCTTGCAGATAAGACTATGATTGATCCAAAAGCTCGTTTTGTAATAATCCATGCTGCAGGTGGTTTTACAACCAATTTACCCCTAAAAGATTTCCTCAGGGAAGATGTAATACTTGCAATGGTAAAGGACGGCGACGTCCTTGAAGCTGAACATGGTGGCCCGGTGCGCCTGATAGTCCCCCATCTCTATTTCTGGAAGAGCGCCAAGTGGGTCACCGGAATCGAGTTTGTCGAAAAAGACCAACCTGGATTCTGGGAAAAAGCCGGATATCATAACCACGGTGATCCCTGGATTGAAGAGCGTTTTAGCCCGGAGCGTGCCAGGCAAAAGAATAAAGCATAA
- the lexA gene encoding transcriptional repressor LexA: protein MMEIRKKDLSPRQRDVLNFIQSYLDEYGYPPAIRDITTGCGISSTSVASFHLRKLEQKGYLRRRPDISRGIELASTIDKEEASIPLIGVIAAGMPIPVPSADTWNEIDSGDFIRIPRALLAGAENVYALKVKGDSMQDALISDGDIVIMESASVVENGQTAAVWLKDEKEITLKKVFQENNHVRLQPANKHYKAIVTSINNVEIQGKVIAVLRNL, encoded by the coding sequence ATGATGGAAATACGTAAAAAGGATCTATCTCCCCGGCAGCGTGATGTTTTGAATTTTATCCAGTCTTATTTGGATGAATATGGTTACCCTCCAGCTATTCGTGACATTACTACAGGATGCGGAATAAGTTCCACTTCAGTTGCTTCATTCCATCTTAGAAAACTGGAACAGAAAGGTTATCTGCGCCGTCGCCCAGATATATCGCGGGGGATTGAACTTGCCAGTACTATCGATAAAGAAGAAGCCAGTATACCGTTGATAGGCGTCATTGCAGCCGGCATGCCTATTCCGGTACCATCTGCCGATACCTGGAATGAGATTGATTCCGGAGATTTTATCAGGATTCCCCGTGCGCTGTTAGCAGGGGCAGAAAATGTATATGCCCTCAAGGTAAAGGGGGATTCCATGCAGGACGCCCTGATTAGCGACGGGGATATTGTTATTATGGAATCAGCCAGTGTAGTAGAGAATGGACAAACCGCTGCGGTTTGGTTAAAAGATGAAAAAGAAATTACTCTTAAAAAGGTGTTTCAGGAAAATAACCATGTCCGGCTACAACCTGCCAATAAACATTATAAAGCGATAGTCACCAGTATCAACAATGTTGAAATCCAGGGAAAGGTGATAGCAGTACTGAGAAACCTCTAG
- the hisS gene encoding histidine--tRNA ligase, which yields MPVFKAPRGTRDILPEEAHYWDYITSTASHLCRSLGYGCIETPLFEATGLFLRGVGEGTDIVEKEMYTFQDRGGSSLTLRPEGTAPVCRAYIEHGMASLPQPVRMYYLAPAFRYERPQAGRMREHHQFGCEVIGDASSLVDAEVINMAWQLFEQLGLKKLALKLNSIGCDKCRPGYIDALKTYYESRADKLCPDCKVRMERNPLRLLDCKEDSCQHIADNAPRSVDCLCEDCSSHLSSLRKYLDLAGLDYDVSHRLVRGLDYYTRTVFEIQPESIGSQSTIGGGGRYDRLIEQIGGKPTPAIGFATGIERIILNLKEQNVVVPGLPSPKVFIAHMGEEAKNAAFLTSNDLQRCGIGAIIAGEDKSLKAQLRQANNLGMKIVVIIGSEELQEGMVVVRDLETGTQEKIDKRSLPDNLSAFRIAKSS from the coding sequence TTGCCAGTATTCAAGGCTCCCCGTGGAACGCGGGACATCTTACCCGAAGAAGCGCATTATTGGGATTATATAACCAGTACTGCCAGCCATTTGTGCCGAAGTTTGGGGTATGGCTGTATAGAAACCCCCCTCTTTGAAGCTACCGGCCTTTTTTTACGAGGCGTTGGTGAAGGAACCGACATCGTGGAAAAAGAAATGTACACTTTCCAGGATCGCGGCGGCAGCTCCCTTACATTACGTCCTGAAGGCACTGCTCCGGTATGCCGGGCTTATATTGAACACGGGATGGCCAGCCTTCCCCAGCCTGTCAGAATGTATTACCTGGCACCGGCATTTCGTTATGAACGTCCCCAGGCTGGTAGAATGCGTGAACATCATCAGTTCGGTTGCGAGGTAATCGGAGACGCTTCATCGCTGGTAGATGCAGAAGTGATCAACATGGCATGGCAATTATTCGAGCAGTTGGGTTTAAAGAAGCTTGCACTTAAATTAAATTCCATTGGTTGTGATAAATGCCGCCCCGGATATATTGATGCCTTGAAAACCTATTATGAATCCCGCGCAGATAAGCTGTGCCCGGATTGCAAGGTAAGAATGGAAAGAAATCCCCTGCGTCTGCTCGACTGCAAGGAGGATAGCTGCCAGCACATCGCCGATAACGCTCCGCGAAGTGTGGATTGTTTATGTGAAGATTGTTCCAGTCACCTTAGTTCTTTAAGAAAATATCTAGACCTGGCTGGGCTGGACTACGATGTTAGTCATCGGCTGGTTCGTGGGCTGGATTATTATACTCGCACAGTATTTGAAATTCAGCCTGAAAGCATTGGTTCACAGAGTACTATTGGTGGTGGTGGTCGTTATGACAGGCTGATTGAACAAATCGGGGGAAAGCCGACACCAGCGATTGGGTTCGCTACGGGAATTGAACGGATTATTTTGAATTTGAAAGAACAAAACGTTGTTGTGCCGGGGCTTCCTTCTCCGAAAGTGTTTATTGCCCATATGGGAGAAGAAGCCAAAAACGCAGCCTTCCTGACTTCGAATGACCTGCAGCGGTGTGGAATAGGGGCAATTATCGCCGGAGAGGATAAAAGTTTAAAAGCCCAGCTCAGACAGGCAAATAATCTGGGCATGAAAATTGTGGTTATCATTGGATCCGAGGAGCTTCAGGAAGGTATGGTGGTAGTGCGTGATTTGGAAACGGGAACGCAGGAAAAGATCGATAAGCGTTCTCTTCCAGACAATCTGAGTGCCTTCAGAATAGCTAAATCCAGCTAG
- the gyrB gene encoding DNA topoisomerase (ATP-hydrolyzing) subunit B, producing the protein MDRLASSKNSNEYSAADIQVLGGREAVRRRPGMYIGSTDQRGLHHLVYEIAYNSVDEAMGGFCDRILVVIHKDNSVTVVDNGRGIPVDIHPATKKSALETVLTVLHAGAKFGGKTYQVSGGLHGVGSSVVNALSEWMVVTVSRDGKQHRQRYERGIPQTELEIVGSAEDTGTTINFLADKEIFTTLEYDFDIIAERLRETAYLNKGLEFRIVDERSDRDLTYYFEGGISGFVRRLNRNRVVRNRQPIVFSKAVNSTVVEVAIQYNDGYTDNTLTFANCVNTIDGGTHLTGFRSALTRVLNDWGRRNKVLKDDEPNLVGDDVREGLTAVVSVKLAEPQFEGQTKGKLGNIEIKSIVESVVVEELGLYLEEHPDDAKKILDKCLTAAKAREAARKARDLVIRKGSLDSGTLPGKLADCSEKDPALSELFLVEGDSAGGSAKQGRNRRYQAILPLRGKILNVEKATAEKMLGQEEIRTLITALGAGIDEDFDVSRLRYHKVVLMTDADVDGAHIRTLLLTFFFRHMADIINSGYLYIAQPPLYRIKAGKQEQWVYSDREKDEALAALKSKAARADVQRYKGLGEMSAEQLWETTMNPATRTLLKVNVEDTAKADNIFSVLMGGEVPPRKAFIQAHAKSAKNLDI; encoded by the coding sequence ATGGATAGATTGGCATCATCCAAGAACTCAAATGAATATTCAGCAGCAGATATACAGGTTCTAGGCGGGCGTGAAGCAGTTCGTCGGCGCCCAGGTATGTATATTGGTTCAACCGACCAGCGTGGTTTGCATCACCTGGTTTATGAGATCGCCTACAACAGCGTCGATGAAGCTATGGGCGGTTTTTGTGACCGTATCCTGGTTGTTATTCATAAAGATAATTCAGTTACTGTTGTTGATAATGGACGCGGCATTCCGGTTGATATTCATCCGGCGACTAAAAAATCCGCGCTGGAAACAGTATTGACTGTGCTGCACGCTGGTGCCAAATTCGGCGGTAAAACCTATCAGGTCTCCGGCGGTTTGCATGGGGTGGGCTCATCAGTGGTGAATGCCTTGTCCGAATGGATGGTGGTAACCGTCAGCCGTGATGGAAAGCAGCACCGCCAAAGGTATGAGCGGGGCATACCCCAGACCGAATTGGAGATCGTAGGAAGCGCTGAAGATACTGGAACAACTATAAACTTTCTGGCAGATAAAGAAATCTTTACCACCCTTGAATACGATTTTGATATCATTGCCGAACGCTTGAGGGAAACAGCCTACCTGAATAAAGGCTTGGAGTTTCGCATTGTTGACGAGCGGTCTGACCGGGATCTGACTTATTATTTTGAAGGGGGCATTTCCGGTTTTGTGCGGCGCCTCAACCGCAACCGTGTTGTTCGCAATCGCCAGCCGATTGTTTTTTCTAAAGCTGTAAATAGTACAGTTGTCGAAGTCGCCATACAATATAATGACGGCTATACGGACAATACTCTTACTTTTGCCAACTGTGTCAATACCATTGACGGCGGTACGCATCTGACTGGCTTTAGATCTGCTCTTACCAGGGTACTTAACGATTGGGGGCGCCGAAACAAAGTATTAAAAGATGATGAACCCAACCTGGTTGGCGACGATGTCAGGGAGGGGCTTACTGCGGTCGTCAGTGTTAAACTTGCTGAACCACAGTTTGAAGGACAAACCAAGGGAAAATTGGGCAATATTGAAATAAAAAGCATTGTTGAAAGTGTTGTCGTTGAAGAATTGGGGTTGTACCTTGAAGAGCACCCTGATGATGCCAAGAAAATTCTCGATAAATGCTTAACCGCTGCCAAAGCCAGAGAGGCGGCACGTAAAGCGCGCGATCTGGTTATACGCAAAGGGAGTCTGGATTCGGGGACTCTCCCCGGAAAACTGGCAGATTGCTCAGAGAAAGATCCGGCATTAAGCGAGCTGTTTCTGGTTGAAGGAGATTCTGCCGGCGGTTCAGCTAAACAGGGGCGAAACAGAAGGTATCAGGCAATATTACCACTTCGGGGTAAAATCCTGAATGTAGAAAAAGCTACCGCCGAAAAAATGCTGGGCCAGGAAGAGATCAGGACACTTATTACGGCTCTGGGGGCTGGCATAGATGAAGACTTCGACGTTTCCCGCCTGCGTTATCATAAAGTTGTGCTGATGACTGATGCCGACGTAGATGGCGCTCATATACGGACTTTGTTACTGACTTTTTTCTTTCGCCACATGGCAGATATCATCAATAGCGGTTATCTGTATATTGCCCAGCCTCCTCTGTACCGGATTAAGGCTGGTAAACAGGAGCAATGGGTTTATAGCGATCGGGAAAAAGATGAAGCGCTTGCTGCCTTGAAGAGTAAAGCTGCCAGAGCTGACGTCCAGCGTTATAAGGGTCTTGGTGAAATGAGTGCTGAGCAGTTATGGGAAACCACCATGAATCCGGCTACCAGAACACTGCTAAAGGTTAACGTTGAAGATACTGCCAAGGCGGATAACATTTTCAGCGTGTTAATGGGTGGAGAAGTTCCGCCTCGCAAAGCTTTCATACAAGCGCATGCCAAGAGTGCAAAGAACCTGGATATCTAA
- a CDS encoding AI-2E family transporter, which produces MIEALKNNWRLIVFMAAVLILLALAWAWRGVLLPFVIGLILAYLMLPGVNWLERKLPPKNKWLKARRILAILIVFIITIGIVGGILSYIIITVIQTFIDLFSRAPEYISTIMDQLQQWADSFQQQLPPGLQTQVEQLIANLGLQMESILENLAKGGFSFISGTVGALLGFAALPLFLFYIIKDYGQIKNNIYSFLPDWAAEHIRNIALIIDKVLGGYIKATLVLGGIVAIVSFIGLSILRVPYAPALAFFAGITEMVPTIGPWIGGGLAVLVTLSAAPEKAILVVLLFIGVQLVENNLLVPRVQGSYMRVHPAAVLLLLVLGAHIAGIWGIIISVPIAATLARIVRYIRSRKAVQQATGSASETNAIEVSNNSA; this is translated from the coding sequence ATGATTGAAGCACTCAAGAACAACTGGCGGCTGATTGTGTTTATGGCAGCCGTCTTAATCCTCTTAGCCCTTGCCTGGGCTTGGCGTGGGGTGTTATTGCCTTTTGTCATCGGTTTAATACTGGCTTATCTGATGTTGCCTGGGGTTAACTGGCTGGAAAGAAAGCTTCCCCCTAAAAACAAATGGTTAAAAGCCAGGCGAATATTAGCTATACTGATAGTATTCATCATCACTATCGGAATTGTTGGGGGGATACTTTCATATATCATCATCACCGTCATCCAGACTTTCATAGACCTTTTCTCAAGGGCTCCAGAATATATCTCAACCATAATGGACCAACTCCAACAATGGGCAGACAGTTTCCAACAACAACTTCCACCTGGTTTACAGACGCAGGTAGAACAACTTATTGCTAACCTTGGCTTACAAATGGAAAGCATATTAGAAAATCTGGCCAAAGGCGGCTTTTCGTTCATTTCAGGCACAGTGGGGGCATTACTTGGCTTCGCTGCCTTGCCGCTGTTTCTTTTTTACATCATAAAAGACTACGGTCAAATTAAAAACAATATTTATTCTTTCCTGCCGGATTGGGCAGCCGAGCATATCCGCAACATCGCTTTAATAATCGATAAGGTCCTGGGTGGTTATATTAAAGCCACGCTGGTACTCGGCGGCATTGTTGCTATAGTGTCATTTATTGGGCTGTCTATTCTTAGAGTACCGTATGCACCAGCCCTTGCCTTCTTTGCCGGAATAACCGAAATGGTGCCGACCATAGGCCCCTGGATAGGAGGGGGCCTTGCTGTACTTGTTACCCTGAGCGCCGCACCAGAAAAAGCTATACTTGTGGTTCTTCTGTTTATTGGCGTTCAGCTTGTAGAAAACAACTTGCTGGTACCCAGGGTGCAGGGCAGTTACATGAGAGTCCATCCGGCCGCAGTTTTGCTTTTATTGGTTCTGGGCGCACACATTGCCGGGATTTGGGGGATTATAATATCAGTGCCTATCGCTGCGACGTTAGCCAGAATCGTTCGATACATTCGAAGCAGGAAAGCAGTTCAGCAGGCAACAGGATCTGCAAGCGAAACGAATGCGATTGAAGTCAGCAATAATTCAGCATAA
- a CDS encoding YtxH domain-containing protein, which produces MSSKDAFAGIGLGIVLGAAIGLAAGMLYAPRPGEETRDILKEKTGEFKHKAAEAIEHGKEKAKEVIQKGEEKLLKKHEPAA; this is translated from the coding sequence ATGAGCAGTAAAGATGCATTCGCTGGAATTGGCCTGGGTATCGTTCTTGGCGCCGCCATTGGATTGGCGGCTGGCATGCTTTATGCCCCGCGCCCTGGAGAAGAAACTCGGGATATTTTGAAAGAAAAAACCGGGGAATTTAAACACAAAGCAGCTGAAGCCATTGAACATGGCAAAGAAAAAGCTAAGGAAGTAATACAAAAAGGCGAAGAAAAGCTTTTGAAAAAACACGAACCGGCAGCCTAA
- a CDS encoding ferritin family protein has translation MPEFGSAFSGMTSGRKLTDAELIRAIRFMIAAEYEAIQLYMQLSEATDNKLAIEVLREIADEERVHAGEFLRLLKNLAPDEAQYYKEGEEEVKELEGKLKF, from the coding sequence ATGCCTGAATTTGGAAGCGCTTTTTCAGGTATGACTTCCGGTCGCAAGCTTACTGATGCAGAGCTGATCAGAGCAATACGATTTATGATCGCCGCTGAATATGAGGCAATACAACTTTATATGCAACTGTCAGAGGCAACCGATAATAAGCTGGCCATCGAAGTCCTGCGTGAGATAGCGGACGAAGAAAGAGTGCATGCCGGCGAATTTCTCCGGCTTCTGAAAAACCTTGCCCCAGATGAGGCACAGTATTACAAGGAGGGCGAGGAGGAGGTCAAGGAACTGGAAGGTAAGCTTAAGTTTTAG